In the genome of Sorangium aterium, one region contains:
- a CDS encoding glycosyltransferase family 4 protein codes for MKILLLSQWYHPEPVARPHLLAEALAERGHQVTVVTAFPNYPHGRTYPGYRQRLWDVEHASGARVIRLPSYPDHSRSRVRRTLNYASFAASTALLGAALSGPADVAWVHNPPPSHAIAASWLAALRRIPWVYEVQDLWPETAAASGMLDNRLVFAGIDRVNRALYRRAAAITVISPGLERELSRRGVSTDKVHLIPNWADDRIYRPVEPDPQLAAEHGLSGRFVVLFAGNMGPAQALSSVLDAADRLRDLTDVRFVMVGDGNDAPRLRREAAARALSNVVFIGQQPHERMPHFFALADVVLSHLRRDPRFEITIPSKIPAYMAAARPVLVAAGGDPADLVRSSGAGLACEPENPAALADAVRRLHGMTPEARRAMGEAGRLYFLRWFTREPLVRRYEEIFARAAR; via the coding sequence GTGAAGATTCTCCTCCTGTCGCAGTGGTATCACCCCGAGCCGGTCGCGCGCCCCCATCTGCTCGCAGAGGCGCTGGCCGAGCGCGGGCACCAGGTGACGGTGGTGACCGCGTTCCCGAACTACCCGCATGGCCGCACCTACCCGGGCTACCGACAGCGCCTCTGGGACGTGGAGCACGCGAGCGGCGCCAGGGTGATACGCCTCCCGAGCTACCCGGATCACAGCCGATCGCGCGTGCGGCGGACGCTCAACTACGCGAGCTTCGCCGCCTCGACAGCGCTGCTCGGGGCCGCCCTCTCCGGGCCGGCGGACGTCGCCTGGGTCCACAATCCCCCACCGAGCCACGCCATCGCCGCCTCCTGGCTCGCCGCGCTCCGCCGGATACCGTGGGTCTATGAGGTCCAGGATCTGTGGCCCGAGACCGCTGCAGCCTCGGGCATGCTCGATAACAGGCTCGTGTTCGCTGGCATCGATCGCGTGAACCGCGCCCTCTACCGGCGCGCCGCGGCGATCACCGTCATCAGCCCGGGGCTCGAGCGCGAGCTCTCCCGCAGAGGCGTCTCGACAGACAAGGTGCACCTGATCCCGAACTGGGCCGACGATCGGATATACAGGCCGGTGGAGCCCGACCCGCAGCTCGCGGCGGAGCACGGGTTGTCAGGGCGGTTCGTCGTCCTCTTCGCCGGCAACATGGGCCCTGCCCAAGCCCTCTCCAGCGTGCTCGACGCGGCCGATCGGCTGCGCGACCTCACCGACGTGCGGTTCGTGATGGTCGGGGACGGGAACGACGCGCCCAGGCTCCGGCGCGAGGCTGCGGCGCGGGCCCTCTCGAACGTCGTCTTCATCGGCCAGCAACCCCACGAGCGCATGCCGCATTTCTTCGCGCTGGCCGATGTGGTGCTCTCGCACCTCCGGCGCGATCCGCGCTTCGAGATCACGATCCCCTCGAAGATCCCGGCCTACATGGCCGCCGCCAGGCCGGTGCTCGTCGCGGCGGGCGGGGATCCGGCGGATCTGGTGCGCAGCAGCGGGGCGGGGCTCGCCTGCGAGCCCGAGAACCCGGCGGCGCTCGCGGACGCCGTGCGGCGGCTGCACGGCATGACGCCGGAGGCGCGGCGCGCGATGGGGGAGGCCGGCCGGCTCTATTTCCTTCGCTGGTTCACGCGCGAGCCGCTCGTGCGTCGTTATGAGGAGATCTTCGCGCGCGCAGCGCGGTGA